The genome window CCGAAGGTGCCGGTCATCGTGGTCACGGCCCGGGGGAGCGTGGAGAGCGCCGTGGAGGCCATGCGACGGGGCGCCTACGACTACCTGGCAAAGCCCTTCAATCCCGAGGTGCTGCGGATCACGCTCCAGCGGGCCCTGGACTATCACCACGTGGTCCGCGAGAACGAGCAGATCACGGGGCTGCTCCGCGAGCGGTTCACCTTCCAGAGCATCGTTACGGTGAATCCGGCCATGAAGAAGCTGCTGGAGCTGGCCGCCAGGGTGGCGGCGGCGCGGCAGACCACGGTGGCCGTCTACGGCGAAAGCGGCTCGGGCAAGGAGGTGCTGGCGCGGGCCATCCACTTTGCCGGCAAGGGGCTGCCCGCCGGGTTCGTGGCGGTCAACTGCGCGGCCGTGCCCGAGCACCTGCTGGAGAGCGAGCTGTTCGGCCACGTGCGGGGGGCCTTCACCGGCGCCGACCGGGACCGGGAGGGGAAGTTCAGCCTGGCCCGCGGCGGCACGCTCCTGCTGGACGAGATCGGCGACATGCCCCTGCCGCTCCAGGCCAAGCTGCTGAGGGTCCTCCAGGAGCGGGTGTTCGAAAAGATCGGCAGCAATACCTCAATCTCAACGGATTGCCGGGTCATCGTGGCCACCAACCGTAACCTGGCCGACATGGTGGCGGCCGGCCGCTTCCGCGAAGACCTCTACCACCGGATCAACGTGTTTCCCCTGGTCAT of Geobacter anodireducens contains these proteins:
- a CDS encoding Fis family transcriptional regulator, whose amino-acid sequence is MTAPNILAVDDDGLSLLMLENLLADGGFAPLTAASGAQALALLEREHVDLIISDLIMEGMDGLELLARVKERYPKVPVIVVTARGSVESAVEAMRRGAYDYLAKPFNPEVLRITLQRALDYHHVVRENEQITGLLRERFTFQSIVTVNPAMKKLLELAARVAAARQTTVAVYGESGSGKEVLARAIHFAGKGLPAGFVAVNCAAVPEHLLESELFGHVRGAFTGADRDREGKFSLARGGTLLLDEIGDMPLPLQAKLLRVLQERVFEKIGSNTSISTDCRVIVATNRNLADMVAAGRFREDLYHRINVFPLVIPPLRERTDDIPLLCEHVLDQLRQHLGKPLPGISQKAMDAMLAHGWPGNVRELRNCLERAAILTDGELIRPEHLGFGTAGAPAREASAGPAPDTVQYALALPVDQLSLHALTERIMAITLERCGGNKSRAAQLLRIDRKAFYRG